One Corythoichthys intestinalis isolate RoL2023-P3 chromosome 9, ASM3026506v1, whole genome shotgun sequence DNA window includes the following coding sequences:
- the LOC130921545 gene encoding solute carrier family 2, facilitated glucose transporter member 9-like: MMGNDDMWPFLLAISSVPAILHVGALFFFPESPRYLYIDKGDFEGGRKALQWLWQEDDVKMELEDMQNERDSTQGEKAKTMKDVLTSRCVRWQLLTLAFPCSSIQFCGINALYFYALDIFRESGIPEEQRQYLTIGIGATELVAVVLCWLVLAKKTFNIPPVRKGEEEAACCFSDGEVV, from the exons ATGATGGGCAACGATGACATGTGGCCCTTTCTTCTGGCCATCAGCAGTGTTCCTGCCATTCTTCACGTTGGGGCATTGTTTTTCTTCCCGGAGTCGCCTCGATACCTTTATATTGATAAAGGTGACTTTGAAGGCGGTAGGAAAG CATTGCAGTGGCTGTGGCAGGAGGATGATGTAAAGATGGAATTGGAAGACATGCAGAATGAGCGAGACAGCACCCAAGGGGAAAAGGCCAAAACCATGAAGGACGTGTTGACTTCTCGCTGCGTCAGATGGCAGCTGCTGACTTTGGCCTTTCCTTGTTCTAGCATCCAGTTTTGTGGCATCAATGCG CTCTATTTCTATGCGTTGGACATCTTCCGGGAGTCAGGCATTCCAGAAGAACAGAGGCAATACTTGACTATTGGGATTGGAGCAACGGAGCTCGTTGCTGTTGTGCTGTGT TGGCttgtgctggccaaaaaaacttttaatatccCTCCTGTTCGAAAGGgggaggaggaggcggcatgttgttttTCTGATGGCgaggttgtgtga